A portion of the Apis mellifera strain DH4 linkage group LG6, Amel_HAv3.1, whole genome shotgun sequence genome contains these proteins:
- the LOC409842 gene encoding eukaryotic translation initiation factor 3 subunit M: MQVPPIFMELPLEDQAQELRIYFKNLGAEISEEKSPKGIEDDLHKIIGVCEACFKEGNESEIETVLNDIVSIMIVIPTERAENLILAFCEKLTKAPGYKLGLVCLKALWLLFQSLPDDSPMRYHVYYHLVQIARNVDQVKAVYGGIDQLKQQFASLPPSNEQMQKLLRLLHEVLLSCKQGEQAAAVMVELLGTYTAENASAAREDAQRCILAALVDPNTFLLDPLLALKPVRFLEGELIHDLLLVFVQDKLPAYLHFYQHHKEFVEHQLGLNHEQNMKKMRLLTFMQLAETNPEMSFDTIQEELQINEDEVESFIIDVLKTKLVRARMDQAGRKVLISSTMHRTFGKPQWMQLRDLLAAWKANLTAVQEGMKSVAAAQMELAGKNKTSINY, translated from the exons ATGCAAGTACCTCcaatttttatggaattaCCCCTGGAAGATCag gcACAAGAATtaaggatatattttaaaaatttgggtGCTGAGATAAGTGAAGAAAAATCTCCTAAAGGTATAGAAGatgatttacataaaataattggtGTTTGTGAAGCTTGTTTTAAAGAAGGAAATGAAAGTGAAATAGAAACAGTCTTAAATGATATTGTATCTATTATGATAgtg attccCACTGAACGagcagaaaatttaatattagcaTTTTGTGAGAAATTGACAAAAGCTCCTGGTTATAAACTTGGTCTAGTATGCTTAAAAGC attatggttattatttcaatctctTCCTGATGATTCTCCAATGAGATATCatgtttattatcatttagttCAAATTGCTCGCAATGTTGATCAAGTAAAAGCTGTATATGGTGGAATAGATCAATTAAAACAGCAGTTTGCATCACTTCCACCATCAAATGAACAAATGCAGAAATTACTTCGTTTACTTCATGAAGTACTTTTAAGTTGCAAACAagg GGAACAAGCTGCTGCAGTAATGGTAGAACTCTTAGGCACATATACAGCAGAAAATGCTTCTGCAGCTAGAGAAGATGCACAACGTTGTATTTTAGCTGCATTAGTAGAtccaaatacatttttattagatcCACTTTTAGCATTAAAACCTGTAAGATTTTTGGAAGGAGAACTTATTCATGATTTACTTCTTGTCTTTGTACAAGATAAATTACCTgcatatttgcatttttatcaACATCATAAAGAATTTGTAGAACATCAACTTG gatTAAATCATgaacaaaatatgaaaaaaatgagattGTTAACATTTATGCAATTGGCAGAAACAAATCCTGAAATGTCATTTGATACAATTCAAgaagaattacaaattaatgaaGATGAAGtagaaagttttattattgatg tcTTGAAAACAAAACTTGTTAGGGCTCGTATGGATCAAGCTGGTCGTAAAGTTCTCATTTCAAGTACAATGCATAGAACATTTGGCAAACCACAATGGATGCAATTACGTGATTTACTTGCAGCATGGAAAGCAAATTTAACTGCTGTACAAGAAGGTATGAAATCTGTAGCTGCTGCACAAATGGAACTTgctggaaaaaataaaacttctaTCAATTATTGA
- the LOC551512 gene encoding uncharacterized protein LOC551512 translates to MHIACKCLNVSIKSRGTELQKFNINDIELTLEEQNDSFFHQNLATVSELEGITKEQPSLVEIRNIGSWIIHRCYNCSIYTHAVHRDYGAALVLINTDILSLPEEISKLRSNPDYSSVFRIVIAHNTLDELDYLQQPNKFSVSQLPNNIQVALGGLQQQLEEAVQRQSVEIENKIRAFTAEQYQLLEQFRERAHNEHRILTRLICKGEEITRLTNNIETPPVTPDSFTTSLTTSATNTVNTSQIVSNETKIIANSNVKHETGAKYSSNPLINGSIDKKDRIYIYTKEPTNFDTEALFPLEGMEDTLNADQVQSSEEGSDTDDSGQDEGIHMPRGQRGGHPTLAKSLPVSVPSFPSFVRRTVQDQDDDQLSRDPHDPHNIRASIKALAKSVHGDTVFGDLPRPRFSTQI, encoded by the exons ATGCACATCGCATGTAAATGTTTAAACGTGTCCATAAAATCCAGGGGCACTGAACTGCAGAAGTTCAACATTAACGATATTGAATTGACACTCGAAGAACAAAACGATAGTTTTTTTCATcag AATCTTGCAACAGTATCAGAGCTTGAAGGTATTACTAAAGAACAACCAAGTTTagtagaaataagaaatattggatCATGGATTATTCATCGTTGTTATAATTGTTCAATATATACCCATGCTGTGCATAGAGATTATGGTGCTGCTTTAGTTCTTATTAATACTGATATTCTT agttTACCTGaagaaataagtaaattaagaTCTAATCCAGATTATAGCTCAGTATTTAGAATAGTAATTGCTCATAATACGTTAGATGAATTGGATTATCTTCAACAACCTAACAAATTTTCtg TGTCGCAGTTACCTAATAATATACAAGTAGCTTTGGGTGGTCTTCAACAACAGCTTGAAGAAGCTGTTCAAAGACAATCTGTTgaaatagagaataaaattcgtGCTTTCACAGCAGaacaatatcaattattagaaCAGTTTCGTGAAAGAGCACATAATGAACATAGAATATTGACAAG attaatttgtaaaggagaagaaataactagattaacaaataatatagaaactcCTCCTGTAACTCCAGACAGTTTTACAACCAGTTTAACTACCTCTGCAACAAATACAGTAAATACATCACAGATAGTatcaaatgaaacaaaaatcattGCAAATTCTAATGTTAAACATGAAACTGGTGctaaatattcttctaatcCTCTTATT aatggtAGTATAGATAAGaaagatagaatatatatatatactaaggAACCAACTAATTTTGACACAGAAGCTTTATTTCCTTTGGAAGGAATGGAAGATACTCTAAATGCTGATCAAGTTCAATCTTCAGAAGAGGGATCTGATACAGATG ACTCAGGTCAAGATGAAGGTATTCATATGCCTAGAGGACAAAGAGGTGGGCATCCTACATTAGCTAAATCATTACCTGTTAGTGTTCCATCTTTTCCATCCTTTGTTCGTAGAACAGTTCAAGATCAAGATGATGATCAG CTTTCAAGAGATCCACATGATCCACATAATATTCGAGCTTCAATTAAAGCTCTAGCAAAAAGTGTTCATGGTGATACAGTATTTGGAGATTTGCCACGTCCTCGTTTCTCTACTCAAATCTGA
- the LOC102656504 gene encoding ethanolamine kinase 1 gives MDQVCKEPHLDIVVEENEIIDGAKKIIKKIRPTWPLNNLHFKIFTDGITNKLIGVWYAEHYNEMVLIRVYGHKTDLLINRKDETRNIRILNKAGFTHSIYATFNNGLAYQFIEGNILTIETVRDPKIYTLIAKRMAQMHKLKPEDVEISKEACIWNKLEKFMEIMPKKFLDDIKQARFEKLIKPFITLKQNYQILKMELISLNNDIVFAHNDLLLGNILYNQKENTVTFIDFEYTAYNYQAFDIANHFAEFAGIDNPDYSLYPNEQLQKTWLNIYLQEYSNVNYVLENEINLLYFQVNKFVLLSHFFWGCWALIQSEHSTINFDFLQYAAIRFNEYFKWKEKYFNIKI, from the exons atggaTCAAGTATGCAAAGAACCTCATCTTGATATAGTagttgaagaaaatgaaattattgatggtgctaaaaagataattaagaaaattagacCAACATGgcctttaaataatttacattttaag atatttacagATGGAATAACAAATAAACTTATAGGAGTATGGTATGCTGAGCATTACAATGAAATGGTTTTAATTAGAGTTTATGGACATAAAACAGATTTGCTTATTAATCGAAAAGatgaaacaagaaatattcga atattaaataaagcagGTTTTACACATTCCATTTATGCTACATTTAATAATGGTTTAGCTTATCAATTTATTGAAGGTAATATACTTACAATAGAAACAGTCAGAGAtcctaaaatatatacattaattgcTAAAAGAATGGCTCAAATGCATAAACTTAAACCTGAAGATGTTGAGATATCCAAAGAAGCTTGCATTTGgaacaaattagaaaaatttatggaaattatgccaaaaaaatttttagatgatATTAAACAAGCaag atTTGAAAAACTCATAAAGccatttataacattaaaacaaaattatcaaatattaaaaatggaacTTATAAGTTTGAATAATGATATAGTATTTGCTCATAATGATTTACTTCTAGGAAATATACTTTacaatcaaaaagaaaatacagttacatttattgattttgaatatacTGCATATAATTATCAAGCTTTTGACATAGCTAATCATTTTGCTGAATTTGCTG gtATTGATAATCctgattattctttatatcctaatgaacaattacaaaaaacatggctaaatatatatcttcaagAATATAGTAATGTAAATTATGTACTTGAAAAtgagattaatttattgtattttcaagtaaataaatttgttcttttatcACACTTTTTTTGGGGTTGTTGGGCTCTTATACAAAGTGAACATTCAACAATTAACTTTGATTTTTTACA GTATGCTGCAATacgatttaatgaatattttaaatggaaagaaaaatattttaatataaaaatataa